The Cellulomonas shaoxiangyii sequence TGCAGTCGCTGGTGCTCCTGCTGCGCTCGCTCGTCGTCGACCTGCTCGAGGCCGCCGACGTCCCGCCGGCGGAGGCGCGCGACGCCCTGCCGGAGCTGTAGCGGTCGGCGCAGTGCGTAGGCTCGCCGCGTGGACATCATCGGCTTCGCGCAGGTGTGGCTCTTCGTGCTCTTCTACCTGGTGATCTTCGGGTTGAGCGCGTGGGCGCTGGTCGACTGCCTCCGCCGTCCCCCGCAGGCCTTCACCACGGCCGGCAAGCGCACGAGGACGTTCTGGACGTGGGTGCTCGTGGCCGCGACCGTCGTCGCCTTCATCTGCATCCCGCCGCCGATCGGAGTCGGGCTGCCGTTCCCGAGCTTCCTCGCGCTCGTCAGTGCCGCCGCCGCGATCGTCTACCTCGTCGACGTGCGTCCGGCCGTCGCGCCGTACACGCGCCGCCGCGGCCCCGGCGGCCCCTCGCGCGGCGGCTGGTGACGGGGACCGTGGCCACGGGGGCAGCACCCGCGCACGTCGGGACGGCCGCCGTGCCGCTCGCGCTCGTGCGGCGCGGGGACCTGGTCGAGTCGGTCCACAGCGGCCACGTCGTCGTGCTCGCGCCGGACGGCACGGTGCGGCTCGCGCTCGGGGACCCCGACGTCGTCGTCTGGCCGCGCTCGTCGCTGAAGCCGCTGCAGGCGGTCGCGATGCTGCGCAGCGGGCTCGACGTCGACGGCGAGCGGCTCGCGCTGGCCTGCGCGTCGCACAACGCTGAGGACGGCCACCTCGACGTCGTCCGGCGGATGCTCGCGGCCGCCGGCCTGACCGAGGACGACCTGCAGAACACCCCCGACTGGCCGCTGCACGCCGAGGCCGCGTACGCGTGGCGCACCGCCGGGCACGGGCCGGCGTCGCTCACGCAGAACTGCTCGGGCAAGCACGCGGCGATGCTCGCGACGTGCCGGGCGGCCGGCTGGGACACGGCGACGTACCGGGACCCCGCGCACCCCCTGCAGCGCGCGGTGGTGCGTGCCGTCGCCGACCTGACGGGCGACGCGCCCGCGCACGTCACCGTCGACGGGTGCGGTGCGCCGGTGCTCTCGACGACGCTGCGCGGGCTCGCGCGGGCGTTCGGTCGCATCGCGGCGGCGGCCGGCACGGGGGACGGCTCGGGCGACGGAGCCGGGCACGGGGCGGCGCCGGAGGCGCGCGTCGGGCGGGCGATGTCCGCGCACCCGTGGCACGTCGGCGGCACGGGCCGGGACGTGACCGCGGTGATGGCGGCCGTGCCGGGCCTGGTCGCCAAGGACGGCGCCGACGGGGTGTACGCGGCCGGGCTGCCGGACGGCGGGGCGGTCGCGCTCAAGGTCGCCGACGGCGGCTCGCGGCCCCGGCCCGCGGTGCTCGCCGCCGCGCTGGCCGTGGCGGGCGTCGACCCCGCGGTGCTGCGCGACCTCGCCGCGACGCCCGTGCTGGGGCACGGCGTGCCCGTCGGCGCGGTCGTCGCGACGTTCGGTCCGGGCGCGGCGGTGGACGGTCGCGCGCCGGGCGGCGGCGCGTGAGGGCGGTCGTCCAGCGCGTCACGCGCGCGGCCGTGCGGGTCGACGGCCGGGTCGTCGGCGAGATCACGCGTCCGGGGCTGGTCGCGCTCGTCGGTGTCACGCCCGGCGACGGGCCGGCGCAGGTCGAGGTCGTGGCGCGCAAGATCGCCGAGCTGCGGATCCTGCGCGACGAGCAGTCGGCCGTCGACGTCGGGGCGCCCGTGCTCGTGGTCAGCCAGTTCACGCTCTACGCGGACGTGCGCAAGGGGCGGCGGCCCACGTGGAACGCCGCCGCGCCCGGGCCGGTCGCGGAGCCGCTCGTCGACGCGGTCGTCGACGCGCTGCGGGCGCGGGGCCTCGAGGTCGCGACGGGGCGGTTCGGTGCCGACATGCAGGTCGAGCTCGTGAACGACGGGCCCGTGACGATCCTCGTGGAGTCGGCGCCCGCGGTCTGACGCCCCGCTCGCCGCGGCGGCCCACGCGGCCGGCGCGGCCGGCGCCGGTGGCCGCGGGTCAGCCGAGTCCCACGACCTCGCCCGCGGCGTTCCGGCCGAGGACCGGCCCCGGCCCCGTCGACAGTCCGGACAGCCCCGGCGGGACCGCGACGGGCGTGCTCGGGCGCCCGTCCGGCAGCGCGAGCCGCAGCAGCCGGACCGCCTGCTCCTCGCCCTCGTCGGCGACCGGGACGTACAGGTCGCGGCCGTCCGTGCCGACGGTCCCGGCGGCGGCCTCGTCGTGCACCGCGTGCAGGTGCTCCCACAGCGGCGCGCCCGTCCGCGCGTCGTAGGTGTGCACGCCGTCCGCGGCGACGGCGTGCACCCGGCCCTGCACGACCAGGGCCGAGTGCACCTCGTCCACGGAGACGGTCCACCGCTGCCGTCCCGTCGCGGTGTCGACCGCGTGCAGGCCGGCGCGCGTCGCCGCGAGGACGAGGCGGCCGCCGCTGCCGTCGTCCACGGGCACGTCCACGGGCGGCCTGGGCAGCAGCACGTTCAGGCGCTGCGTCACCAGGTGCCACTGCTCGCCGTCGGTGACGAGGAGCCGGCCCCGCCCGTCGGCGCCGTCGGTCCAGGCGACGGTCGCGTCGGCGGGCACCCGGGCGCGGCGCACCAGCGTGCCCTCCGCGTCGAGCAGCTCGACCCCATCGACGTCGCGCACGGCCGCCGCACCGTCGACGCGGCGCACCCCCCGGGCGTCGAGACCGAGCAGGGGCCGGCCGGTCGGCGGCTCGCGGCGCCACCGCTCCTCGCCGGTGGTCACGTCGACACCCCGGACGAGGAGGGTGTCGGGCTCCACCGGGTGGCCCAGCACGGCGACCTCGCCCAGCAGCGCGAGCGACGTGGCGGGCGTGCCCGGCCCGGCGTCGGTGGCGTGCTCGGCGACGACGGTGCCGTCCGTCGCGCGCACCACGACGAGCCGCGAGGTCGTGGGGGGCACGTCGTGCGCGAGGACGCCCGCGTCCCGTGACCAGGCGTCGGTGACGAGGCAGACCAGCAGCGCCGGCCGGCCCGTGGTCGCGGCACCGGCGTGGCACGTGGGTTGCGGCGTGCCGAGCGTGTCCACGGCGTCGGCGGGGGCGCTGGTGAGCGGCACGACCCACGCGTCCGCGCCGGTGGCGGGCGCGAGCGCGACGAGCTCGCTGCCGTCGGGGGTCCCGCGGACGCCGGTCAGCGGGTCACCCGTGGGGACGACAGGGCGGGGCAGCCGGTCGAGCGGCAGGCGCCAGACCTCCGTGAGCGCGTCCGGGAGGGGCGCCCGCACGCCCGGCACCGTCCGCAGCTCGGCCAGGGCGGCGCGGTCGCGCGCGTCGGTGACGAGCTGGGCGCCGAGCAGGACGACGGCGAGGGCCGCGCCGGCGACGGCGAAGCGGCGCCGGCGGCGCCGGGCGGGGGCGGGCGACGGCGCGGCGTGCTCCGGGCCCGCGTGCGGGCGCGCGGGGGCCGGGGCGGCCCCGTCGTCCTCGACGAGCTCCACCTCGGTCCGGCCGCGGCGCAGCACCATGCGGGCACGCTACCCAGTCCCGGACGGATGGTGGCACCGGGTCGGTGCGCCCGGTCGGGTGCTCGTCCACATGTTCGTCCACAGCTGTGCGCAGCCGCTCACCAGGCGTGCCGCGGGCCGGACACAGGGGTGTGGACAGCAGCTGTGGACGGCGGGGCGTCGCGGCACGGCGCGCGCCGTGCCGCGACATGGCATCGGTCGTGTACGCGAACGGCACGTCCGTCGCGGTCGGGCGCGACGGCGCGGGTGCGCTGCAGCAGCTCGCCTGGTCCTTCGCGGCGGGGTCTGCGCCGGTGACCGACGCGGTGGTTCGCTCGCAGTCCGGGCGGGTGCTGCGCAACACGCTGACCGACGGTGCAGTGCAGGACGTGTCGTCGTCCTGGTACGACACGACCGGTCGACTGGTCCGGGCCGCGATCCCGCGGCACGTGCTCACGTACGGGTTCGCCGCGTCGGGCGGGTGCGGGGCCAGCCCGGGCGCCGGCCTGAACGGGAACCGGACCTCCTCGACCGACGTCCTCGACGGCGGCGCCCCGACGACGGTGACGTCGTGCTACGACCACGCGGACCGGCTCACCGCCACGACGGTCACGGGTGCGCCGACGGGCGCGAGCCCGGTCGCGGGGCTGAACCTCGGCGGCACGTCGCTCCAGTACGACGCGAGCGGGAACACCACGGTTCTCGCGGACCAGATCCTGACGTACGACGCCCGCAGGCCGACGACACCATCGCCGGTGCCCGGACCGAGTTTGCTGCCGCCACGGCCGCTGACGACTCGCAGGTGGCGTCGTGAGCGACTGGGGCCAGGACGCGTACGGCGACGACGCGCTACGCGTCGACATCGACGACGAGCAGGCAGCCGGCGGTGCTGGCGCGGATGTACCGAGCCTGTACTACGGGTCGGTCGACGAGTTCGTACGCGAGTACCTGCGCAACGTCTACCGCCGCCGCATCGACGGCCGGCACCGCTACTGGGCCGCCGAGTGGTGGCGCTACGACGAAGCCGTCATCCGTCTAGAAGCCCTCTGGCGCGCCTGGGAACACTTACGCCTCGACCCCGGCACCGGGAAGAGCTTGTGGTGGCGTGACCACGCCGACCACCACATGCCGGCGCTCATGGACCCGGACGGACCCTTCGGCGCGGCGGATGCCCCGCACGACTTGTGCAAGAGAGGCGAGCCGCTGCCCTACATGGCGCCTCCGGACGGCTTGTTCGTCGACCTTCGTGCGAAGCTCGCACCATAGGCGCCTGCCGCCCCTCCCGAGGCCCCAGCGCCCACGCATAATCGCGTTCCACTCGGCTGAGCGAGTGATCACGCGCGCGAGCCGGTCACACGGACGTCCCTCCCCTCTAGGGTCATGCGCGACCGTCCGCTGAAGCCCAGCATCATGAGGAACTTTGAACAAGCCGTCCGCACGTCGCCCTACCAGCCTGCGTCGCGGTATGACCGCTCTCCTGGCCACACTCGCGGTCACGCTGACGATCGCGGGCCTCTCCCTTGTGGCAGGCCATCAATTCTTGCCGAGCGCGACGGCCGTCGTCAGCGATACGTCAGTCCTGAGTCTCAGCGCGGCGAGTCATGCGGTCGATGCCAATAGCCCCGCTACCACCTTCACGGTGAGGCGCCACGCAGGCATCTCCTCACCCTATCGATTGAGCGTCTACGACGAGACCGGACGCCGCGTCTACAACTGCAGCCCGAGCACCAGTAGCCTTTGTCGATCCACTCAAGACATCACTTTCACAAGTCGCACACCAAATAACACAGTACGCACATACACCGCGTACATCGCGCAAGATAGCCCCACCACTGGGCCACCGGTCACCGACGTCCGTGCTTCCTCTAGCGTGACGGTCAGCAATCTTGGGTGGACCGGCGCGCTGTCATTGACAGCGGACCGAGCCGATGTGGACGCGAACGGCCCAACCACAACCTTCACCATCACGCGAACGAAGGGCACTCCAGACCCGTATCAATTGAGCGTGTATGACGATACTGGACGAAAGTTGTACAACTGCTCCTCGACGTACGAGCACTGCCGGGCAGATAACCCGATCACTTTCACCGCACGCACGGCGAATAACGCCTCCCGCACATACACGGCCTACGTGGCTCAGGACGCGCCCACGACAGGGCCGCCGGTGCAGGACGTGCGCTCCCCCTCCTCAGTTGAGGTGAGGAATCTCGGCTGGACGGGGACCGTGAGCCTGCGTGCCCACCCCATCGACAACCTCCACATGGGAACCGATGTCCACGCGGACGATCCCGCCACTACATTCACCATCAATCGCACCAAGGGCATTCCGGAACCATACAGACTGAGCGTCTACGACGACACTGGCCGCAAGGTCTATAGCTGCACTCCGACATACGAGCACTGTCGGTCCGACGACCCCATTACCTTCACCGCGCACACCCCGAACAACGCCGAACGCGTTTACACGGCGTACGTCGCTCAAGACGCCCCTAACACTGGCCGACCGGTGAACGACATTCGCTCAACCTCTGCGGCCAAGGTGCGTAACGTCGGCTGGACCGGCTCTGTCATACTCGACTACCTTGGCGACAGCCGGTATCGGGTGAAGTTGAGTAGGGCTCTGGGCGACCCCTACAACGTCAGCATATATGACGAGAAAGGCCGACGCTTTCACACCTGCTACGCGGATTACAACTTCTGTGGAAAGACGGATCCGTACGAGGTTGCCATCGCAACCTCGCCCGAAAACCCGCGCGATCTCACTGCCTATGTAAGCCAAGGCGGCGCGGTGGGCGGATCTGGAGAAGATGTCCGTGCGCACAGTAAAGGTCTGACCAGCCAGGATCCACCGCCTGAGGAAGTAAGTGAGACGGATGGCGGTTTCAACCCCTCGCAGCCATGCACTCAGTTGTGCCATGGCGACCCGATAAACTCCGCTACCGGTGAGTTCTGGGAAGACGTCACAGACCTCTCCGTCGAGGGAGTTGGCCCCTCTCTCTCGTGGACTCGCAGCTATGGCGCCACGCGTGCATCCATTCCAGGATCTCTGGGTTGGGGTTGGACGTCCAACCTAGACATGCGTCTAGAAATCGGGGCTGGGTCTGCAGAGGCGACCCTAGAGAATGCGGATAGCGTCCGGGTGCTGCAGGAGAACGGCAGCTCCATAGTCTTCCGACGGGACTCGAACGGCCATTACACAAGCTCTTCGCAGACGCTTGCGACGCTGACAACGCAAGCCGACGGGTCCTTCCTGCTCAGCCGTCGACAAACGGAGAACTTCCGATTCGACGCTAGCGGTCTCCTGATCGCCGTATTCGACCGCCTAGAGAATCAGCTTGATGTCGGGTACAACAGTGCCGGCCGGGTCGGTCGGATCGGCGATTCGAAAGGTCGATTCATCACCGTTCGTTGGAACGGTGCAAACGTCGCTTCCGTTTCAGATCACTCTGGCAGGACGGTGGTGTACGCGTACAACGCCAACGGCGAGCTCACGAATGTAACCCTTCCCGATGGCTCGACGAAGGTGTACACGTACGACCACTCGCACCGCGTCCTCAGCTTGACCAGCGCAAGCGGAGGCACAACGACGAACGTCTATGACGGCGATGGGCGCATCACACAGCAGACAGATCCTCTCGGACGCGTTCTTACTTTCGCCTACGACATCTCCCCGGTTGATGAGTACAACGAAACAACCATCACCGACTCCACGGGAGCGAGCACCGTCGAGCGGTACAGCAGTGGGCGCCTGATGTCCCAAATCAGAGCCGCGAAGACCACTGAAGAGGCAGTCACTCACTACACCTACGATGCAAGCAATAACGTTGTGTCGATCAGAGACCCGCTCGATCGGCTCACACAGTTCACATACGACCGGCGCGGGAATCGCATCATGGTCACCGATCCGCTTGGGCGAATCTCCACCACGACGTATGACGAGTTCAATAACCCGCTTGTGGCCACGAACGCCGCGGGGGAGTCGACGACCTTCACCTACGACGAGCGGGGGAACCTGCTGTCGATGACCGACCCGACCGGCACGGTGACGACCTTTACGG is a genomic window containing:
- a CDS encoding DUF2516 family protein, which gives rise to MDIIGFAQVWLFVLFYLVIFGLSAWALVDCLRRPPQAFTTAGKRTRTFWTWVLVAATVVAFICIPPPIGVGLPFPSFLALVSAAAAIVYLVDVRPAVAPYTRRRGPGGPSRGGW
- a CDS encoding asparaginase, yielding MATGAAPAHVGTAAVPLALVRRGDLVESVHSGHVVVLAPDGTVRLALGDPDVVVWPRSSLKPLQAVAMLRSGLDVDGERLALACASHNAEDGHLDVVRRMLAAAGLTEDDLQNTPDWPLHAEAAYAWRTAGHGPASLTQNCSGKHAAMLATCRAAGWDTATYRDPAHPLQRAVVRAVADLTGDAPAHVTVDGCGAPVLSTTLRGLARAFGRIAAAAGTGDGSGDGAGHGAAPEARVGRAMSAHPWHVGGTGRDVTAVMAAVPGLVAKDGADGVYAAGLPDGGAVALKVADGGSRPRPAVLAAALAVAGVDPAVLRDLAATPVLGHGVPVGAVVATFGPGAAVDGRAPGGGA
- the dtd gene encoding D-aminoacyl-tRNA deacylase codes for the protein MRAVVQRVTRAAVRVDGRVVGEITRPGLVALVGVTPGDGPAQVEVVARKIAELRILRDEQSAVDVGAPVLVVSQFTLYADVRKGRRPTWNAAAPGPVAEPLVDAVVDALRARGLEVATGRFGADMQVELVNDGPVTILVESAPAV
- a CDS encoding PQQ-binding-like beta-propeller repeat protein; this translates as MVLRRGRTEVELVEDDGAAPAPARPHAGPEHAAPSPAPARRRRRRFAVAGAALAVVLLGAQLVTDARDRAALAELRTVPGVRAPLPDALTEVWRLPLDRLPRPVVPTGDPLTGVRGTPDGSELVALAPATGADAWVVPLTSAPADAVDTLGTPQPTCHAGAATTGRPALLVCLVTDAWSRDAGVLAHDVPPTTSRLVVVRATDGTVVAEHATDAGPGTPATSLALLGEVAVLGHPVEPDTLLVRGVDVTTGEERWRREPPTGRPLLGLDARGVRRVDGAAAVRDVDGVELLDAEGTLVRRARVPADATVAWTDGADGRGRLLVTDGEQWHLVTQRLNVLLPRPPVDVPVDDGSGGRLVLAATRAGLHAVDTATGRQRWTVSVDEVHSALVVQGRVHAVAADGVHTYDARTGAPLWEHLHAVHDEAAAGTVGTDGRDLYVPVADEGEEQAVRLLRLALPDGRPSTPVAVPPGLSGLSTGPGPVLGRNAAGEVVGLG
- a CDS encoding DUF4913 domain-containing protein is translated as MSDWGQDAYGDDALRVDIDDEQAAGGAGADVPSLYYGSVDEFVREYLRNVYRRRIDGRHRYWAAEWWRYDEAVIRLEALWRAWEHLRLDPGTGKSLWWRDHADHHMPALMDPDGPFGAADAPHDLCKRGEPLPYMAPPDGLFVDLRAKLAP